From Seriola aureovittata isolate HTS-2021-v1 ecotype China chromosome 20, ASM2101889v1, whole genome shotgun sequence, a single genomic window includes:
- the kbtbd2 gene encoding kelch repeat and BTB domain-containing protein 2 yields MSDLSERRPVNTDYAVSLLEQLKFFYEQKLLTDVVLLVEDTEFPCHKMVLATCSSYFRAMFMSGLSESKQTHVHLRNVDPATLQIIITYAYTGNLAINDSTVEPLYETACFLQVEDVLLQCRDYLVKKINAENCVRMLSIGDLFSCSELKQSAKRMVEHKFPMVYRQEAFLQLSHELLIDVLSSDNLNVEKEETVREAAMLWLEYNMEARSQHLSSVLSQIRIDALSEVTQRAWFQGLPPNDKSVVVQGLYKSMPKFFKPRLGMTKEEMLIFMEAMSETQGEGYVMSGSLLTTVVCYSPQAEKVYKLSNPPGDLQKVGTLVTPDNDVFIAGGQIPLKNSITNHGKSGKLQAVFRSVDSFFWFDAQQNAWVPKTPMLCARIKPSLVYCDGYIYAIGGDNVGGELNKRTVERYDCEKDEWSMMSPLPFAWNWSTSVVAHDCIYVMTHDLMYCYFPRADTWVEMAMRKTSRCFASAAAFGDLIFYIGGLHVVSNSGIRLPTSTIDGSSVTVEIYDVNKNEWRLAANIPAKRYSDPCVRAVVLLNSLCIFMRETHMNERAKYAIYQYDMELDRWYLRQPVSERVLWDLGKDFRCAVGKLYPSCLEESPWKPPTYLFSPDGAEEFEVDGELVTLPHV; encoded by the exons GGCGATGTTCATGAGTGGCCTCAGTGAGAGCAAACAGACCCACGTCCACCTTAGGAACGTGGACCCAGCCACCTTGCAGATCATCATCACCTACGCCTACACAGGCAACCTGGCCATCAATGATAGCACCGTGGAGCCGCTCTATGAGACCGCCTGCTTCCTACAG GTGGAGGACGTCTTGCTGCAGTGCAGAGACTATCTGGTGAAGAAGATCAACGCTGAGAACTGCGTCCGCATGCTGAGCATCGGCGACCTGTTCAGCTGTAGCGAGCTAAAACAGAGCGCCAAGCGCATGGTGGAGCACAAGTTCCCCATGGTGTACCGACAGGAAGCCTTCCTCCAGCTCTCCCACGAGCTGCTGATAGACGTCCTGAGCAGCGACAACCTCAACGTGGAGAAAGAAGAGACGGTGCGCGAGGCGGCCATGCTTTGGTTGGAGTATAACATGGAGGCTCGATCGCAGCACCTATCCTCTGTACTCAGTCAGATCCGCATCGACGCCCTGTCAGAGGTGACACAGCGTGCCTGGTTCCAGGGTCTGCCGCCCAATGACAAGTCTGTGGTGGTGCAGGGCCTCTACAAGTCCATGCCCAAGTTCTTCAAGCCCCGGTTAGGCATGACCAAGGAGGAGATGCTGATTTTCATGGAGGCCATGTCAGAAACGCAAGGCGAGGGCTATGTCATGTCCGGGTCTTTGCTTACTACGGTGGTGTGTTACAGTCCGCAGGCAGAGAAAGTGTACAAGCTCAGCAACCCCCCCGGGGACCTGCAGAAGGTGGGGACCCTTGTTACACCCGACAATGATGTGTTCATTGCTGGCGGGCAGATCCCTCTCAAAAACTCTATCACCAACCACGGCAAGAGTGGCAAGTTACAGGCGGTCTTCCGCTCGGTCGATAGCTTCTTCTGGTTTGACGCCCAGCAGAATGCATGGGTGCCCAAAACCCCCATGCTGTGTGCCCGAATCAAGCCCTCGCTGGTCTACTGCGATGGCTACATCTATGCAATTGGGGGAGACAATGTTGGTGGAGAGCTGAACAAGCGCACGGTGGAGCGCTACGACTGCGAAAAGGACGAGTGGAGCATGATGAGCCCCCTGCCCTTCGCCTGGAACTGGAGCACCTCTGTGGTGGCACACGACTGCATCTACGTGATGACCCACGACCTGATGTACTGCTACTTCCCCCGAGCCGACACCTGGGTGGAGATGGCTATGCGCAAGACCAGCCGCTGTTTCGCCTCAGCAGCTGCCTTCGGTGACCTAATTTTCTACATCGGTGGCCTCCACGTGGTCAGCAACTCTGGCATCCGCCTGCCAACGAGCACCATCGACGGCTCATCCGTCACCGTGGAGATCTACGACGTCAACAAGAACGAGTGGCGCCTGGCCGCCAACATCCCTGCCAAGCGTTACTCGGACCCATGTGTGCGGGCAGTGGTGCTGCTCAACTCTCTTTGCATATTCATGCGTGAAACCCACATGAACGAGCGCGCCAAATACGCTATCTATCAGTATGACATGGAGCTGGACCGCTGGTACCTGCGGCAGCCCGTGTCTGAACGCGTACTCTGGGATCTGGGTAAGGACTTCCGCTGTGCAGTGGGGAAGCTGTACCCCTCCTGCCTGGAGGAGTCCCCCTGGAAACCCCCAACCTACCTCTTCTCCCCCGACGGAGCCGAGGAGTTCGAGGTGGACGGGGAGCTGGTGACCCTCCCTCACGTATAG